A DNA window from Hevea brasiliensis isolate MT/VB/25A 57/8 chromosome 2, ASM3005281v1, whole genome shotgun sequence contains the following coding sequences:
- the LOC110672629 gene encoding uncharacterized protein LOC110672629, translating into MLLYQGRIYIPNDVDLKQIILQEAHDSPFSMHPGETKMYRTVKEHYWWRGMKKDITKFVAKCLICQQVKAEHQVLVGLLQPLPILEWKRERITMDFMIEEKIRIIRDRLKAASKWQKSYVDLKRQDIEYNVGDNVFLKVFPWKKIMRFGRKEKLSPCFIGSYEILGRVSPLAYRLALPLEFDRIHNVFYVSMLRRYRLDPSHILPLQSIEVSPGLAYDEKPMAILAKETKQLRNKQIPLVRVLWRNHSKEEATWEREEDMRRQHPYMFRD; encoded by the exons ATGTTGTTATACCAGGGGAGAATatacattcctaatgatgttgatttaaagCAGATCATCTtacaggaagcacatgattcaccattTTCCATGCATCCTGGTGAGACTAAGATGTATAGAACTGTAAAAGAACACtactggtggagaggaatgaagaaagacattactAAATTTGTGGCAAAATGCCTAATTTGTCAGCAAGTGAAAGCAGAGCACCAAGTGCTAGTAGGATTATTACAGCCATTGCCTATTCTAGAGTGGAAAAGGGAAAGGATTACGATGGATTTTATG ATTGAGGAGAAAATCAGAATCATTCGGGACAGACTAAAAGCTGCATCTAAATGGCAAAAGTCCTATGTGGATTTGAAGAGACAGGACATCGAGTATAATGTGGGAGATAATGTGTTTTTAAAGGTTTTCCCATGGAAAAAGatcatgagatttggaagaaaagagAAATTGAGTCCTTGCTTCATAGGTTCATATGAGATTCTGGGAAGAGtgagtccattggcatatagactagcCTTACCCCTAGAGTTTGATAGAATTCATAATGTGTTTTATGTGTCCATGCTTCGAAGGTATAGGTTAGATCCATCACACATATTGCCATTACAGTCTATTGAAGTCAGTCCAGGTCTTGCCTATGATGAAAAACCAATGGCTATTCTAGCAAAGGAGACCAagcagttgagaaacaagcaaattcctctGGTGAGGGTATTATGGAGGAACCATTCCAAAGAAGAAGCCACATGGGAacgtgaggaggatatgaggaggcaaCATCCATatatgttcagagattga